From the Nonlabens marinus S1-08 genome, one window contains:
- a CDS encoding AMP-dependent synthetase/ligase → MQIKRLFDFPYYQLEKYSRADALVTKKNGTWEKTSTQSFVDQSRAISRGLLHMGVQKNDKIAIISTNNRTEWNIMDIGIMQTGAQDVPVYPTISEEEYAYVLNHSESKYVFVSDREVYDKVMMIKDQVPSLMEVYSFDTIDGCRNWEEVKAAGASKDNDAELDEIMKSIHEDDLATLIYTSGTTGKPKGVMLSHKNIASNAINSETRLPIELGQSKALSFLPVCHIYERMLQYLYIYTGSGIYFAESLETISENLKEVQPEVMSAVPRLLEKVYDKIIAKGADLEGVKKKLFFWAVELGLEWEPYGQNGWWYETKLKVAKKLIFSKWQEALGGNLRAIASGSAALQPRLARVFNAAGVPVMEGYGLTETSPVISVNDMRAGGFKIGTVGKPLPDTDVKIAEDGEILINGPQRMIGYYKDKEKTDEVINSEGYFHTSDIGEIDADGFLKITDRKKEMFKTSGGKYVAPQLIENTMKQSRFIDQIMVIGEGEKMPAAFIQPNFEFLEDWAKRKGISYTDHKDLISKDQVKERYQREVETHNEKFGKWERVKVFELTPEVWTIEDELLTPTMKLKRRNIKEKYIDLYNRIYTNKI, encoded by the coding sequence ATGCAAATCAAAAGACTTTTTGACTTTCCATACTACCAACTGGAGAAGTATTCTAGAGCAGACGCTTTAGTCACGAAGAAAAATGGAACATGGGAGAAAACTTCTACTCAATCATTTGTAGATCAATCCAGAGCTATATCTAGGGGACTGCTGCACATGGGTGTCCAAAAAAACGATAAAATAGCTATCATTTCCACCAATAATAGAACGGAGTGGAACATTATGGACATCGGTATAATGCAAACTGGTGCTCAAGATGTGCCTGTGTACCCCACTATTTCTGAAGAGGAGTACGCTTATGTTCTCAATCATAGTGAGTCTAAATATGTGTTTGTTTCTGATCGGGAAGTTTACGATAAAGTAATGATGATTAAGGATCAAGTGCCTTCCTTGATGGAAGTTTACAGTTTTGATACCATTGATGGTTGTCGTAATTGGGAAGAGGTAAAAGCTGCCGGTGCCTCAAAAGATAACGATGCTGAACTAGATGAGATCATGAAGTCGATTCATGAGGATGACTTGGCTACACTTATTTACACATCAGGAACCACTGGAAAACCTAAAGGTGTAATGCTGTCGCACAAAAATATTGCTAGCAATGCAATAAATTCTGAGACTCGCTTGCCTATTGAATTAGGACAGTCGAAAGCTTTAAGCTTCTTACCAGTATGTCACATTTATGAGCGAATGCTACAGTATTTGTACATCTACACTGGTAGCGGTATCTACTTTGCAGAGTCTTTAGAAACCATTTCAGAAAATCTCAAGGAAGTCCAACCTGAAGTGATGAGCGCTGTACCTCGCCTACTTGAAAAGGTATACGACAAGATTATTGCTAAGGGTGCTGATCTTGAAGGTGTCAAGAAGAAATTATTCTTCTGGGCTGTAGAATTGGGATTGGAATGGGAGCCATATGGTCAAAACGGCTGGTGGTATGAAACAAAGCTTAAGGTTGCTAAAAAACTCATTTTCTCTAAATGGCAAGAAGCTTTAGGCGGTAATTTACGAGCCATAGCTAGTGGTAGCGCAGCATTACAGCCACGACTTGCGCGTGTATTTAACGCAGCTGGAGTTCCTGTAATGGAAGGGTACGGATTGACTGAAACCAGCCCTGTAATATCTGTAAATGATATGAGAGCTGGAGGTTTTAAAATAGGAACTGTCGGTAAACCCTTACCTGACACAGACGTAAAGATTGCTGAAGACGGTGAGATCCTAATCAATGGTCCTCAACGCATGATAGGGTACTATAAAGACAAAGAAAAAACAGACGAAGTCATAAACAGTGAAGGTTACTTTCATACCAGCGATATAGGTGAAATTGACGCTGATGGTTTCCTTAAAATTACTGACCGTAAAAAGGAAATGTTCAAAACTTCTGGCGGTAAATATGTGGCGCCACAGTTAATTGAAAACACGATGAAACAAAGCCGATTTATCGATCAAATTATGGTGATAGGCGAAGGGGAAAAGATGCCAGCCGCATTTATACAGCCTAACTTTGAGTTTCTAGAAGACTGGGCAAAGCGCAAGGGAATCTCCTATACAGATCATAAAGATTTGATCAGCAAGGATCAAGTCAAAGAACGTTACCAGAGAGAAGTTGAAACTCATAACGAAAAATTTGGCAAATGGGAACGGGTTAAAGTTTTTGAATTGACTCCAGAAGTTTGGACCATTGAAGATGAACTTCTCACTCCTACTATGAAATTAAAACGTAGAAATATTAAAGAAAAATATATTGATCTGTATAATAGGATCTATACTAATAAGATTTAA
- a CDS encoding exonuclease domain-containing protein: protein MYAIVDVETTGGKFNEEGITEVAIYRFDGHEVVDQFASLINPEQPIQPFVIKLTGISNAMLERAPKFYEVAKRIIEILDGTILVAHNANFDHRMLRLEFERLGYEFDMQTLCTVELAQQLMPEQESYSLGKLVRSLGIPITDRHRATGDALATVKLFKLLLNKDTSKDILNKSLKSFPKPKVAPNLKTFLEKVPTSTGLYYLYNEGDDLIFIGRSRNIKKNLTQQFTSERRRSVELTALVHDVKFEKTGSDLIAMLKENVEIKKHRPKFNKKSKKSIFSHGLYVYEDEKGYLNFQIKSARKDSGYVTSFSSSRSGRSFLDSMLKEYELCQKKSGQETEGGDSCYLYVKQECKGACINEESATAYNERAQKLIEDHNFQNANRILIDRGREVSERSVVLIENGTVKGYGYVDLQIQFTDPKILRNIITEIPEDPDYRHIVQSYLRHRKIHRIIKF from the coding sequence TTGTACGCAATTGTTGATGTAGAAACTACCGGTGGTAAGTTTAATGAAGAAGGAATAACTGAGGTTGCCATTTATAGATTTGATGGACATGAAGTTGTCGATCAATTTGCAAGCCTTATCAATCCAGAACAGCCCATACAACCATTTGTCATAAAATTGACAGGTATCAGCAATGCCATGCTGGAGCGCGCCCCTAAATTTTATGAAGTTGCAAAGCGCATTATTGAAATTTTAGATGGAACCATCTTGGTGGCTCACAATGCCAACTTTGACCACCGAATGCTACGATTGGAGTTCGAGCGATTAGGTTATGAATTTGATATGCAAACTTTATGTACAGTAGAGCTTGCACAGCAATTGATGCCAGAACAGGAAAGTTATAGTCTAGGAAAGCTGGTACGATCTCTAGGAATACCCATTACAGATAGACACAGGGCAACGGGCGATGCACTGGCGACCGTTAAATTGTTCAAACTACTACTTAACAAAGACACCAGCAAGGACATTTTAAACAAGAGTTTAAAGAGTTTCCCTAAGCCGAAGGTGGCGCCTAATCTAAAAACCTTTTTAGAAAAAGTTCCAACCTCAACCGGATTGTATTATTTGTATAATGAGGGTGATGATTTGATATTCATAGGTCGCAGTCGCAATATCAAAAAGAATCTCACACAGCAATTTACCAGTGAACGTCGCAGATCTGTAGAGCTAACTGCACTAGTTCACGATGTGAAGTTTGAAAAGACAGGAAGTGATTTAATTGCGATGCTTAAAGAGAATGTCGAGATCAAAAAGCACCGCCCTAAATTCAATAAAAAATCTAAAAAATCTATTTTTTCTCATGGACTGTACGTTTATGAAGATGAAAAAGGATACCTGAATTTTCAAATTAAATCTGCCCGTAAGGACAGTGGTTATGTCACCTCCTTCAGCAGCTCACGTTCTGGACGCTCTTTTCTAGACAGCATGCTCAAAGAATATGAGTTGTGTCAAAAAAAATCAGGACAAGAAACGGAAGGTGGGGATAGTTGTTATCTCTATGTAAAGCAAGAATGTAAAGGAGCTTGTATTAATGAAGAGTCAGCTACCGCCTATAATGAACGTGCACAGAAATTAATTGAAGACCATAATTTTCAAAATGCAAATCGCATCCTCATTGATCGTGGACGTGAGGTTTCAGAGCGCAGTGTGGTACTTATAGAAAACGGCACGGTCAAAGGTTATGGATATGTTGATCTTCAAATTCAATTTACAGACCCTAAAATTTTGCGTAATATCATTACTGAAATTCCGGAGGATCCCGATTACCGCCACATCGTTCAAAGTTATTTGAGGCATCGCAAAATCCATAGGATCATTAAATTCTAA
- a CDS encoding SAM-dependent methyltransferase yields MTNEKGNLYLIPVTLGDVDPLEVMPISIKRVIENVNHYVVENEKTARRSIKSMVPEKEQAILEFSLINKYTEPSEIPSFLAPCLAGHPMGLMSEAGVPGVADPGADVVAIAHEKGIKVIPLVGPSSILMAMMASGLNGQNFAFNGYLPIDGKDRKRKLIELEQRSRQEQQAQSFIETPYRNNKMIETLVANLHPDTLLCIACDISLPTEFIKTQPISQWKNSAIDIHKRPAIFIIQHKVISF; encoded by the coding sequence ATGACCAACGAAAAAGGAAACTTATACCTGATACCAGTAACACTAGGAGATGTCGATCCCCTTGAGGTCATGCCTATTTCTATTAAAAGGGTCATAGAGAATGTGAATCACTACGTGGTGGAAAATGAAAAAACGGCACGTAGATCTATTAAGAGCATGGTACCTGAAAAAGAGCAAGCCATTCTCGAATTTTCGTTAATTAATAAATACACAGAGCCTTCAGAAATACCTTCCTTTCTAGCACCTTGCCTCGCAGGTCATCCCATGGGATTAATGAGTGAGGCTGGAGTTCCTGGAGTGGCAGATCCTGGTGCTGATGTGGTAGCTATTGCACATGAAAAGGGAATAAAAGTGATACCGCTCGTAGGACCTAGTAGTATTTTAATGGCTATGATGGCCAGCGGTTTGAATGGTCAAAATTTTGCTTTTAATGGCTACCTACCTATTGACGGAAAAGATCGCAAACGCAAGCTGATAGAGCTAGAACAGCGTTCTAGACAAGAACAACAAGCACAATCCTTTATTGAGACGCCTTATCGCAACAATAAGATGATAGAAACGCTGGTGGCAAACTTACATCCAGACACCTTACTCTGCATTGCTTGTGATATCTCCCTGCCGACTGAATTTATCAAAACACAACCAATATCCCAATGGAAAAATAGTGCGATAGATATTCATAAACGTCCCGCTATTTTTATCATTCAGCACAAAGTAATTAGCTTCTAA